One Flagellimonas sp. CMM7 genomic region harbors:
- a CDS encoding HlyD family secretion protein, protein MLNISPNRLNEKVDISDYKAVKKVFYRTHYKHFNRFLAAFFVIAIIILFLPWTQNITGKGYLTTLRPDQRPQTIQSPIPGRIEKWYVSEGDFVKKGDTILFISEVKSEYFDPNLVERTGQQIKAKSMAVNSYEGKVQALNTQIGALSNERGLKLEQSKNKLLQSRLKVQSDSIDLEAAKTNISIAQRQYDRVVQLQQEGLKAVTDVEEKRLKLQETQAKLISQENKLLASKNNVINAQVEISRVRAEYTDKISKAQSDMFTAQSNQFDSEAQVTKLENAYTNYEIRNDLMYIRAPQSGFINKAIQSGIGETFKEGDRLVGIMPSEYDMAVETFVEPIDLPLLHIGEKVRIQFDGWPAIVFSGWPNVSFGTFGGEVVAIETFISDNGKYRILLAPDREDQAWPKDIRVGSGANTMALLEDVPIWFELWRQLNGFPPNYYQPENKVADVKKK, encoded by the coding sequence ATGCTAAATATATCACCAAACAGGTTAAACGAAAAGGTTGACATAAGTGACTATAAGGCCGTTAAGAAAGTCTTCTATAGAACACATTATAAGCACTTTAATAGATTTTTGGCTGCTTTTTTTGTGATAGCCATAATTATCCTTTTCCTGCCTTGGACACAAAATATCACCGGGAAGGGTTATTTAACCACATTAAGACCTGATCAACGTCCGCAGACCATACAGTCACCTATTCCTGGGAGAATAGAAAAATGGTACGTTAGCGAGGGAGATTTTGTAAAGAAAGGGGATACCATTCTCTTTATTTCTGAGGTTAAAAGTGAATATTTTGATCCAAATTTGGTAGAACGTACGGGACAGCAAATCAAGGCCAAGTCGATGGCGGTGAATTCTTATGAAGGAAAAGTACAAGCCCTCAACACACAGATTGGTGCATTGTCCAATGAGCGAGGATTAAAACTGGAACAGTCCAAGAACAAATTACTTCAGTCTAGGTTAAAAGTTCAGAGTGACAGTATCGATTTAGAAGCTGCCAAGACCAATATTTCCATTGCCCAAAGACAATATGACCGTGTGGTTCAGCTTCAACAAGAAGGATTAAAGGCTGTTACAGATGTTGAGGAAAAGCGTTTGAAATTGCAGGAAACCCAAGCCAAATTAATTTCGCAAGAAAATAAATTGCTGGCCAGCAAGAACAACGTTATAAATGCTCAGGTAGAGATTAGTAGAGTACGGGCCGAGTATACAGATAAGATTTCTAAGGCACAGAGTGATATGTTCACTGCGCAGTCCAATCAGTTTGATTCTGAAGCGCAGGTTACCAAATTAGAAAACGCTTATACCAATTATGAAATTCGTAACGATCTAATGTATATAAGGGCCCCTCAGAGTGGATTTATCAATAAAGCAATACAATCTGGTATTGGTGAAACCTTTAAAGAAGGAGATAGGTTAGTCGGCATTATGCCATCTGAGTATGATATGGCTGTAGAAACATTTGTTGAACCCATAGACTTACCATTGCTTCATATTGGTGAAAAAGTCCGTATACAGTTTGATGGTTGGCCTGCTATCGTTTTTAGCGGTTGGCCCAATGTTTCCTTTGGAACTTTTGGGGGGGAGGTAGTGGCTATAGAAACTTTTATAAGTGATAATGGAAAATATAGAATTCTGTTGGCTCCAGATAGGGAAGATCAGGCATGGCCTAAAGACATACGTGTAGGTTCCGGGGCCAATACTATGGCATTGCTAGAAGATGTTCCTATTTGGTTTGAGCTATGGAGACAACTAAATGGTTTCCCTCCAAATTATTATCAACCTGAAAATAAAGTTGCCGATGTTAAAAAGAAATAA
- a CDS encoding TolC family protein, with the protein MLKRNKQGIQLWILFFLFTFWVQAQQDSNVLNFSEYLGYVKKYHPVAKQAQLTIAMGQANLMKARGGFDPKIEVDYDRKDLKGTEYWDRLNTTFKIPTWFGIELKGNFEQNQGEHINPDEEVPEDGLYSAGVSMSLGEGFWINERMATLKKAKFFREQSKADQDLLVNQVLYRASLAYFDWLRAHKDAMIFNDFLQNAEVRFEGVKQSALAGDIAIIDTVEAKIAVQNRALSLEQAKVRLMKKSLELSNFLWINNIPVELQPEVIPDENVESEIDVTLEIMGKPLDSFTLENHPKLRSLEYKIDGLVVDKRLKANKLLPILDVQYNFLTESPDQINSLDIDNFKGGVSFRFPLFLRKERGDLKLAKFKLQDAQFERDNAQVEIQNKVVAIYRELDSYITQNQLIANIVTDYNTLLNAEERKFSFGESSLFLINSREGKLIDASLKQNEVQNKFFYTKARLFKSLAINPEIL; encoded by the coding sequence ATGTTAAAAAGAAATAAGCAAGGAATCCAGTTATGGATACTCTTCTTTCTATTCACTTTTTGGGTTCAAGCACAGCAAGATTCTAACGTACTCAATTTTAGTGAGTATTTGGGCTATGTAAAAAAGTATCACCCTGTTGCTAAGCAAGCACAGCTTACCATTGCTATGGGACAAGCTAACTTAATGAAAGCACGAGGAGGATTCGACCCAAAAATTGAAGTGGATTATGACAGAAAGGACCTTAAGGGGACAGAATATTGGGACAGATTGAACACAACGTTTAAAATTCCTACTTGGTTTGGAATTGAGTTAAAAGGAAATTTTGAGCAAAATCAAGGAGAACACATAAACCCAGATGAAGAAGTTCCTGAAGATGGCCTGTACAGCGCAGGGGTGTCAATGTCATTAGGAGAAGGTTTTTGGATAAACGAAAGAATGGCGACGCTTAAAAAGGCAAAATTCTTTAGAGAACAATCAAAAGCGGACCAGGATTTATTGGTGAACCAAGTATTGTACAGAGCTTCTTTGGCTTATTTTGATTGGCTTAGAGCGCATAAGGATGCCATGATTTTTAATGATTTTCTTCAAAATGCCGAGGTGAGATTTGAAGGAGTTAAGCAAAGTGCCTTGGCCGGCGATATTGCCATAATAGATACTGTTGAAGCTAAGATTGCCGTTCAAAATAGAGCTTTGAGTCTGGAACAGGCCAAAGTTAGATTGATGAAAAAATCTTTGGAACTTTCTAATTTTCTATGGATTAACAATATACCCGTAGAATTGCAACCAGAAGTAATTCCAGATGAAAATGTGGAGAGCGAGATTGATGTTACTTTGGAGATCATGGGTAAACCTTTGGATAGTTTTACACTGGAAAATCATCCTAAACTAAGGTCTTTGGAATACAAGATTGATGGTTTGGTTGTGGATAAGCGATTAAAAGCAAATAAGTTACTGCCCATATTGGATGTGCAGTATAATTTCTTAACAGAATCACCTGATCAAATAAATTCTTTGGACATTGACAATTTTAAAGGTGGTGTAAGTTTTCGTTTCCCTTTGTTTTTGAGGAAAGAAAGAGGGGATTTAAAATTGGCAAAGTTTAAACTACAAGATGCACAATTTGAGCGAGACAATGCCCAAGTGGAAATCCAGAATAAGGTAGTTGCTATTTATCGTGAATTGGACTCGTACATTACACAAAACCAATTAATTGCCAATATTGTAACAGATTATAATACTTTATTGAATGCCGAAGAACGAAAATTCAGTTTTGGTGAAAGTTCGTTGTTTTTGATTAATTCAAGAGAAGGTAAACTGATAGATGCGTCACTAAAACAGAACGAAGTACAGAACAAGTTTTTTTATACGAAAGCACGATTATTTAAGAGTCTGGCCATAAACCCAGAAATCTTATAG
- a CDS encoding YitT family protein gives MKIPPILKDLFFILTGIFSAAFGLESFLLPNRFIDGGATGISLLVTEVTSVPLWVLIILVNIPFLFLGYRVLGKQFTIKAILAILGLALVLVFIQFPEVTQDKLLVAVFGGFFLGAGIGLSIRGGSVLDGTEVLAIFLSRKLGTKIGDIIILINILIFLAAAYLLSIEAALYSMLTYLAASRTLDFVLDGIEEYTGVTIISEKSEEIRVMITEKLGRGLTIYKASGGYGKKGQHNEYDVVYTVVTRLEIRKLNIELNKIDANAFVVMNSINDTKGGMVKKRLLNQ, from the coding sequence ATGAAGATACCCCCAATTTTAAAAGATTTGTTTTTCATTTTAACGGGAATTTTTTCTGCAGCATTTGGTTTGGAGAGCTTTCTGTTGCCAAATAGATTTATTGATGGCGGAGCTACAGGAATTTCGTTATTGGTTACTGAGGTCACTTCCGTTCCATTATGGGTTTTGATTATTTTGGTTAATATTCCATTTCTATTTTTAGGATATCGGGTATTAGGGAAACAATTTACCATAAAGGCAATCTTGGCTATTTTAGGATTGGCTTTGGTATTGGTGTTTATTCAGTTTCCAGAAGTGACCCAAGACAAGTTGTTGGTTGCCGTTTTTGGCGGATTCTTTTTAGGTGCTGGAATAGGGCTTTCTATTAGAGGGGGCAGTGTTCTTGATGGTACTGAGGTTTTGGCTATTTTTTTAAGCAGAAAACTAGGAACTAAAATTGGAGATATCATCATTTTAATTAATATCCTCATTTTTTTAGCGGCAGCTTATTTATTATCAATTGAAGCGGCTTTGTATTCTATGCTAACGTATTTGGCGGCCTCAAGAACTTTGGATTTTGTGCTTGATGGTATTGAAGAATATACAGGTGTAACGATCATTTCTGAGAAAAGTGAAGAGATCAGGGTAATGATTACGGAAAAACTTGGTAGGGGACTGACCATTTATAAAGCGAGCGGAGGTTATGGAAAAAAAGGACAACACAATGAATATGATGTTGTTTATACGGTGGTCACAAGGTTGGAGATTAGGAAGCTCAATATTGAACTCAATAAAATTGATGCCAACGCTTTTGTGGTCATGAACAGCATAAATGATACTAAAGGGGGCATGGTAAAGAAAAGACTGCTAAATCAATAA
- a CDS encoding thioredoxin family protein has translation MEVIEENIQKERLELVQKGISNGMYYSEYRDLVRHLAKNRQTTGVDQLESLINYTELNDRRMNRWDKTLKIPVEVQERISKVKSKLTFLVLSESWCGDASPSLPVMNKISELNPNIEFKIVLRDENLDLMDKFLTNGSRSIPKLIVLDKENKEIINDWGPRSSAATEMVEAFKKEHGTLTSEFKQDLQVWYNKDKGQNILADLLELLF, from the coding sequence ATGGAAGTAATTGAAGAAAATATACAGAAAGAACGTTTAGAACTTGTTCAAAAGGGCATTTCAAACGGAATGTATTATTCAGAATATAGAGATTTGGTACGTCATTTAGCCAAAAATAGACAGACTACAGGCGTTGATCAATTGGAATCACTTATCAATTATACGGAACTGAACGATCGCCGTATGAATAGATGGGACAAGACGCTAAAAATTCCAGTGGAGGTTCAAGAAAGAATTTCCAAGGTAAAATCCAAACTTACCTTTTTAGTGCTGAGTGAAAGCTGGTGTGGAGATGCTTCACCTAGTTTGCCTGTTATGAATAAGATTTCAGAGTTAAACCCAAATATTGAGTTTAAGATTGTACTAAGGGATGAAAACTTGGATTTAATGGATAAATTCTTGACCAATGGCAGTCGTTCTATTCCTAAATTGATTGTTTTGGATAAGGAGAATAAAGAAATCATAAATGATTGGGGGCCAAGATCAAGTGCTGCCACAGAAATGGTTGAAGCCTTTAAGAAAGAACACGGTACACTTACTTCAGAGTTTAAGCAAGACCTTCAAGTCTGGTACAATAAAGATAAAGGGCAGAATATTTTGGCGGATTTATTGGAGCTGCTTTTTTAA
- the truB gene encoding tRNA pseudouridine(55) synthase TruB, which produces MKTKEDFLNGQILLIDKPLEWSSFQAVNALKWGIRKKFDLKKFKIGHAGTLDPLATGLLIICTGKFTKKIPELQGQVKEYTGSFTLGGTTPSFDMESEVDHTFPTDHITEELIQTATKEFIGEIEQIPPVFSALKKDGKRLYEFAREGIAVEIKSRKIEIFEFEITQIKMPKIHFRVVCSKGTYIRSLAHDFGKSLQSGAYLSELRRTKIGDFNVINAVTPLVFKENL; this is translated from the coding sequence TTGAAAACCAAAGAGGACTTTTTAAACGGACAAATCCTGTTGATAGACAAACCGCTGGAATGGAGTTCTTTCCAAGCCGTTAATGCTTTAAAATGGGGCATCCGTAAAAAATTTGACCTAAAAAAGTTTAAAATAGGCCATGCTGGCACACTAGATCCTTTGGCTACCGGACTATTGATCATCTGCACAGGGAAATTCACAAAAAAAATACCTGAACTACAAGGGCAGGTTAAAGAATATACGGGCAGCTTTACTTTAGGGGGAACCACGCCTTCTTTTGATATGGAGAGCGAAGTCGACCATACATTTCCAACGGATCATATTACCGAAGAACTCATTCAAACCGCCACAAAGGAGTTTATTGGTGAAATTGAGCAAATCCCTCCAGTGTTTTCAGCTTTGAAAAAAGATGGCAAACGATTATACGAGTTTGCGCGAGAAGGGATAGCAGTGGAAATCAAATCCAGGAAAATAGAAATCTTCGAATTTGAAATTACACAGATAAAAATGCCGAAAATCCATTTTAGGGTTGTTTGCAGTAAAGGAACATACATTCGTTCTTTGGCACATGATTTTGGAAAATCACTACAATCTGGCGCATATTTATCTGAGCTCAGAAGAACCAAAATAGGTGATTTCAACGTAATTAATGCTGTTACTCCATTGGTTTTCAAGGAAAATCTATAA
- a CDS encoding undecaprenyl-diphosphate phosphatase, translated as MDIIDAIILGIIQGLTEFLPVSSSGHLELGKAILGSNSLPEESLLFTVVLHFATALSTIVVFRKDVWDIIKGLFQFTWNEQTQFSLKIIISMIPAALIGFFLEDFMEVFFDGAIIIVGIMLIITAILLYLADLAKTTDKGVSYRSAFVIGMAQAVAMLPGISRSGATISTAVLLGIDKSKSARFSFLMVVPLIIGKVAKDILSGDINFEGGETAAMGAGFAAAFIAGLAACTWMLKIVRQSKLTYFAIYCLIVGLIAIAWSIWG; from the coding sequence TTGGATATTATAGATGCTATCATCCTTGGTATTATTCAAGGACTGACCGAATTTTTACCTGTATCGTCAAGTGGTCACTTAGAACTGGGGAAAGCTATTTTGGGAAGCAACTCTCTCCCAGAAGAGAGTCTTTTGTTCACTGTGGTTTTACATTTTGCAACGGCATTGAGCACCATAGTAGTATTTAGAAAAGATGTTTGGGATATTATAAAAGGGCTTTTTCAGTTTACATGGAATGAACAGACCCAATTTTCATTGAAGATTATCATTTCTATGATTCCTGCTGCTTTGATAGGTTTTTTCCTTGAAGATTTTATGGAAGTCTTTTTTGATGGGGCAATCATCATTGTAGGTATTATGCTGATTATTACGGCCATTTTATTGTACTTGGCAGATTTAGCAAAAACTACGGACAAAGGAGTTTCTTACAGAAGTGCCTTTGTTATTGGTATGGCACAGGCAGTAGCCATGTTACCCGGCATTTCCCGAAGTGGAGCTACCATATCCACAGCCGTATTATTGGGCATTGATAAATCAAAGTCCGCGCGTTTTTCCTTTTTAATGGTCGTTCCATTGATTATTGGGAAAGTGGCAAAAGACATTCTAAGCGGAGATATAAATTTTGAAGGTGGAGAAACTGCTGCCATGGGTGCAGGATTCGCAGCCGCCTTTATTGCAGGACTCGCTGCTTGTACCTGGATGCTAAAAATAGTACGCCAAAGCAAGCTCACTTATTTTGCAATTTATTGCTTGATTGTTGGTCTTATTGCCATTGCTTGGAGCATTTGGGGGTAA
- a CDS encoding DUF3098 domain-containing protein, protein MSKKNKNIQKSTSEFIFQKRNYLFLFIGLAFIALGFILMTGGGSDDPNVFNPDIYNFRRIRLAPTLVLVGLGIQVYAILLNPNKKKK, encoded by the coding sequence ATGAGTAAGAAAAATAAGAACATACAAAAATCAACCTCGGAATTTATTTTTCAAAAAAGAAATTATCTCTTTCTTTTTATAGGACTGGCCTTTATTGCACTTGGTTTTATTTTAATGACCGGAGGTGGTAGTGATGACCCCAATGTCTTTAATCCAGATATATACAATTTTAGACGAATCCGTTTGGCGCCCACTTTAGTGCTTGTTGGTCTTGGCATTCAGGTTTATGCCATTTTGTTGAACCCTAACAAAAAGAAAAAATAG
- a CDS encoding ABC transporter permease, whose translation MSQYIERYQRRKLISSYFSVVLSIALVLFLLGVLGLLVLNTKKLADHFKEQITISVFLKDNAKPVEIEQLQKSLAMADYTKSADYVSKEDAAEQYSEDIGENFIEFLGYNPLQNAIDVNLRADFVSPEQIEEIASGIAAKTYVAEVSYDKPLISLLSDNVRKISLWILFASAAFTLIAVLLINSSIRLSIYSKRFIIKTMQMVGATKTFIRKPFIWTNIKLGMLGAALALIALAIVLYYVNNNFPELNLFQDLVVLIALFVGVFGLGVVISWASTHIATQRFLNLRTDDLYY comes from the coding sequence ATGAGTCAATATATTGAACGATATCAACGAAGAAAGCTGATTTCCTCTTATTTTTCTGTGGTTTTGAGCATCGCCTTGGTGCTTTTCCTACTTGGAGTTTTGGGGCTTTTGGTTTTAAACACTAAAAAACTTGCCGATCATTTTAAAGAACAGATAACCATTTCTGTCTTTTTAAAGGATAATGCAAAACCAGTGGAAATTGAACAATTGCAAAAGAGTTTGGCCATGGCCGATTATACTAAATCTGCCGATTATGTCTCCAAAGAGGATGCTGCCGAACAATACAGCGAGGACATTGGTGAGAATTTTATCGAGTTTTTGGGCTATAATCCGCTTCAAAATGCTATTGATGTCAATCTTAGGGCTGATTTTGTATCACCGGAACAGATTGAAGAAATTGCCAGTGGTATTGCCGCTAAAACCTATGTAGCTGAAGTAAGCTATGATAAACCCCTTATCTCGCTGCTAAGTGATAATGTGCGTAAAATAAGTTTATGGATTCTTTTTGCCAGTGCTGCTTTCACCTTGATAGCCGTATTGTTGATCAATAGTTCGATCCGGCTTTCCATCTATTCCAAAAGATTTATCATTAAAACGATGCAGATGGTTGGCGCCACCAAAACATTTATTCGTAAACCTTTTATTTGGACCAATATAAAACTGGGAATGTTGGGAGCTGCACTTGCACTTATTGCCCTTGCGATTGTGCTGTACTACGTAAACAATAATTTTCCAGAACTGAACTTATTTCAAGACCTTGTTGTTTTAATAGCATTGTTTGTAGGAGTTTTTGGGCTTGGAGTCGTCATTTCTTGGGCAAGTACCCATATTGCCACCCAACGTTTCTTGAACTTAAGAACAGATGATCTTTATTATTAA
- a CDS encoding leucine--tRNA ligase — MNYDFQKIEEKWQKYWKKNETFKASNNSDKPKFYALSMFPYPSGAGLHVGHPLGYIATDIYARYKRHKGFNVLHPMGYDSFGLPAEQYAIQTGQHPAITTETNIKRYREQLDQLGFSFDWSREVRTSDPNYYKWTQWVFIQLFNSWYNKNSDKAEAITDLISIFEKEGNSAVHAASDDDTPIFSAEDWASFSEKTKQELLLKYRLTYLADTEVNWCPALGTVLANDEIVNGVSERGGHPVIRKKMTQWSMRITAYAQRLLDGLDTIDWPQPLKDSQTNWIGRSQGASAIFNVISSAVEKSGAVEKTQIEVFTTRPDTIFGASFMTLAPEHELVAKITTPEQKEAVAAYVEATAKRSERDRMADVKTISGAFTGDYAEHPFTKEPIPIWIGDYVLAGYGTGAVMSVPCGDQRDYDFAKHFNIPIPNIFEGVDISEEAFADKENTVIANSDFLNGLTYKKAVKLAIYELEKLGQGKGKINYRLRDAVFSRQRYWGEPFPVYYVDGMPQMIADEHLPLELPEVEKYLPTETGEPPLGNATVWAWDTEQCTVVNNQLINHKTVFPLELNTMPGWAGSSQYFNRYMDPHNDEAIYSQEAIDYWEDVDLYIGGSEHATGHLLYSRFWQKFLFDRGIAPKDEFAKKLINQGMITGTSAFLYGLRIHQKGKELLNVIGKEYNLDSVDVAYIQKIVEAFNSRHRFASKSYIVGNGNELWKVYKGQYQDIELFPRLFEKIKNEWVDIEDDMAKYLCVEVFELHADVEMIDGSNNLNIEQYLNWMPQSKNGSWIYEEDGTFKVHREIEKMSKSKYNVVNPDAICEEYGADSLRLYEMFLGPLEQSKPWNTAGITGVHSFLKKLWKLYTTVDEGGEPSTENLKTLHKTIKKVEEDIEHFSFNTSVSTFMICVNELTAQKCTSKAILEPLAILVSPYAPHIAEELWERLGHSASIAEAPFPKFEEKYLVESSKEYPISFNGKMRFTMELPLDMGKDDIEAAVMANEKTQVQLQGRTPKKVIVVPGKIVNIVG; from the coding sequence ATGAACTACGATTTTCAAAAAATCGAAGAGAAATGGCAGAAGTATTGGAAGAAAAACGAAACCTTCAAGGCTTCAAACAATTCAGATAAACCAAAGTTCTATGCGCTTTCCATGTTTCCTTATCCTTCAGGAGCCGGACTGCACGTAGGTCATCCGTTGGGATATATTGCCACGGATATCTATGCACGTTACAAAAGACATAAAGGATTTAATGTATTGCATCCAATGGGGTACGATTCTTTTGGTTTGCCAGCAGAACAGTATGCCATCCAAACAGGGCAACACCCAGCAATTACCACGGAGACCAATATAAAAAGGTATCGAGAGCAGTTGGACCAACTGGGGTTTTCGTTTGATTGGAGTCGTGAAGTGAGAACCTCTGACCCAAATTATTACAAATGGACGCAATGGGTTTTTATTCAATTGTTCAATTCCTGGTACAATAAGAATTCAGATAAGGCTGAAGCTATAACCGATTTGATTTCCATTTTTGAAAAAGAAGGGAATTCAGCAGTGCATGCAGCTTCTGACGACGACACTCCTATTTTTAGTGCAGAAGATTGGGCCAGTTTTTCAGAAAAAACCAAGCAAGAATTATTATTAAAATATAGATTGACGTACTTGGCTGACACCGAAGTAAACTGGTGTCCGGCATTAGGTACTGTTTTGGCCAATGATGAAATTGTCAACGGAGTTTCGGAACGTGGTGGGCATCCTGTTATCCGAAAGAAAATGACACAATGGAGCATGAGAATTACGGCCTATGCCCAACGTCTGTTAGATGGTTTGGATACTATTGATTGGCCTCAACCACTAAAAGATTCGCAGACCAACTGGATTGGTCGCTCCCAAGGAGCATCCGCCATTTTCAATGTCATTTCGAGCGCAGTCGAGAAATCTGGCGCAGTCGAGAAGACTCAAATAGAAGTGTTCACAACCCGTCCCGATACCATTTTTGGTGCGAGCTTTATGACATTGGCACCAGAACATGAGCTGGTTGCTAAAATTACGACCCCAGAACAAAAAGAAGCTGTAGCAGCTTATGTGGAAGCCACGGCAAAACGCTCGGAGCGTGATCGTATGGCTGATGTAAAAACCATATCGGGGGCTTTTACTGGAGATTACGCAGAACATCCATTTACCAAAGAACCCATTCCTATTTGGATCGGGGATTATGTTTTGGCAGGATATGGAACAGGTGCCGTAATGTCCGTTCCCTGTGGTGATCAACGCGACTACGATTTTGCAAAACACTTTAATATTCCAATCCCCAATATTTTTGAAGGAGTGGATATTTCTGAAGAAGCTTTTGCGGATAAAGAAAACACAGTTATTGCCAATTCTGATTTTTTGAATGGACTGACCTACAAGAAAGCGGTGAAATTGGCGATTTATGAGTTGGAAAAACTTGGACAAGGCAAGGGGAAAATAAATTACCGTTTACGTGATGCTGTTTTTAGCCGTCAGCGGTATTGGGGAGAACCCTTTCCGGTGTATTATGTGGATGGAATGCCGCAAATGATTGCAGATGAGCATTTGCCTTTGGAATTGCCCGAGGTTGAAAAGTACCTTCCTACAGAAACGGGAGAGCCACCCTTGGGCAATGCAACTGTTTGGGCTTGGGACACCGAACAATGTACAGTGGTTAATAATCAATTGATCAATCACAAAACGGTGTTTCCTTTAGAATTGAACACCATGCCGGGTTGGGCGGGAAGCTCTCAATACTTTAATAGATACATGGATCCTCACAATGATGAAGCCATTTACTCCCAAGAAGCCATTGACTATTGGGAAGATGTGGATTTATATATAGGAGGAAGCGAGCATGCTACCGGGCATTTATTGTATTCCCGTTTTTGGCAGAAATTTTTGTTTGATAGAGGCATTGCCCCAAAAGATGAGTTTGCCAAAAAGTTGATTAATCAGGGAATGATTACGGGGACGAGTGCTTTTTTATATGGCCTCAGAATTCATCAAAAAGGGAAAGAGTTGCTTAATGTTATTGGAAAAGAGTATAATCTTGATTCGGTGGATGTAGCCTACATTCAAAAGATAGTAGAAGCATTTAATTCACGCCATAGATTTGCGTCCAAATCGTATATTGTTGGCAATGGTAATGAATTGTGGAAAGTGTATAAGGGGCAATATCAAGATATTGAGCTATTTCCTAGGCTTTTTGAAAAAATTAAAAATGAATGGGTTGATATTGAGGATGATATGGCCAAGTATTTATGTGTTGAGGTCTTTGAACTACATGCTGATGTAGAAATGATAGATGGCTCCAATAACTTGAATATTGAGCAATATTTAAATTGGATGCCACAAAGCAAAAATGGATCATGGATTTATGAAGAAGATGGAACTTTTAAAGTTCATCGAGAAATCGAAAAAATGTCCAAATCCAAATACAATGTTGTCAACCCAGATGCCATTTGTGAGGAATATGGGGCAGATTCTCTTCGTTTGTATGAAATGTTTTTAGGGCCATTGGAGCAATCCAAGCCTTGGAACACGGCTGGAATTACCGGCGTGCATTCCTTCCTTAAAAAATTATGGAAACTATATACCACTGTTGATGAAGGTGGGGAACCATCCACAGAAAACCTAAAAACCCTGCACAAAACCATCAAAAAAGTAGAAGAGGACATTGAACATTTCTCTTTCAATACTTCGGTATCCACTTTTATGATCTGTGTGAATGAGTTGACCGCACAAAAATGTACAAGTAAAGCCATTTTGGAACCGTTGGCCATTTTGGTTTCGCCCTATGCCCCACATATTGCAGAAGAGCTTTGGGAAAGATTAGGGCATTCAGCATCCATTGCCGAGGCACCGTTCCCAAAGTTTGAGGAAAAGTATTTGGTAGAGAGCAGCAAAGAATATCCCATATCCTTTAATGGTAAAATGCGGTTTACCATGGAGCTGCCATTAGATATGGGTAAAGATGATATAGAAGCTGCGGTTATGGCCAATGAAAAAACCCAGGTACAGCTTCAGGGGCGCACACCAAAAAAGGTGATTGTGGTCCCAGGAAAGATTGTGAATATTGTAGGATAA
- a CDS encoding SemiSWEET family sugar transporter — protein METFEIIGLIAATLTTSSFIPQVYKAWKYKSTRDVSLLMYLVLFIGSVLWLYYGLMIESAPVILANGITSTLVAFVVVLKLKYK, from the coding sequence ATGGAAACTTTTGAAATTATAGGCCTTATAGCGGCCACATTGACTACATCTTCATTTATTCCACAGGTTTATAAAGCATGGAAGTATAAATCAACAAGAGATGTTTCTCTACTCATGTATCTAGTCCTCTTTATAGGCAGCGTCTTATGGTTGTATTATGGACTTATGATTGAAAGTGCACCTGTAATTCTAGCCAACGGAATTACAAGCACTTTAGTGGCTTTTGTAGTGGTTTTAAAATTGAAGTATAAGTAA